tgtcgagttacttaacttgtcgatatccaacatctaggttatttacacttcacgttcttacttataaatcactttaccattttccgaatgttgtcaaaaagaatagatttcttaaatcacagtggacctcataacatagacccgtaatcatatcataatgtatctgataaatcaatcatttgatattatcttctaattccatcgataaacatattgaaaaaaatacgttcatgtaaagtattatacgtttaatactttattaatattctcaagttataatatatatatatatatatatatatatatatatatatatatatatatacatatatatacatatttatttatatataacggttcgtgaatcgtcggaatttggtttaggttataatgaatgtatgaacacaatttaaaattcttgagatttaacttaacaaactttgcttatcgtgtcggaataatataaagataaagtttaaatttggttggaaatttccgggttgtcacagtacctacccgttaaagaaatttcgtcccgaaatttgagtggaaaggtcgtgaatgataataagtatgttttcatgatgcatacaggctgaaaattagagttttatcatcagcgaataatttggataaacaatccatttatatgaagagtacgaatgaagctaacatagaagagtgaaatgagtaagtgtagattcatcttatcatttgacgtagatatgattgatttccagatttcaagggatttgaagaaaatctttgtaataagatttgattctctggtaacaaaaggaattaggatccgctttaaatgcgatcgtccattttaattgctctgtcagagattttcttataaattcacctccttcgttttcttacaactcacaccttctgttgatgcattttatgcaagtccctagacatctaacctcatccattgcaggtacaacagtttacaggccaccatgatcattcgttattatcctatccgtgtttgtatgtggttacagcaactgctggaacgagatttggatgtttgactatgttagacttagtcagacgtccgagtgaagcctcactcatacggctgacaggctcatacgcacggttgatgctgagctaagtcacaattacaacctaaatgagaagacacgagtgagtgatcacccgtacggctgatgaagctaactcgtatgtgtgatggatgaatcgtacgggtgagtcaacagcaggagtatataaagtcttatgttcttcattttaggttaagcctctcatttgttacacacactcagatctggtgagctcctccgattctctctcaacccaaatcacccaagtggtgaataatagctctaggtgttgatctaatcacacttgatttagttgtggtatgactaaattaatcccaaaaagcttaacgtattcactagagggtttgattcacttatttcgtcattgtgtgagttaaatctgttgatttctaagttcctagtcatgtttcatcgccTTCTATTcattccccctcaactcatattttaaagtattcatcaatatgctccatccagttctgattctcgatatacttataactttcatatcggtcattcttctttttcatctaccgccggaagaatctatttacttctactatactcttgcgtttatagtgtttctagttctcccgtgtctttatattgctatatgcatcgatatatatgatttataatttttggtttgtcgttgggctttatatcttcccttatgtttcaaagtctctatttctatcttctataatcattgtcatccacagttaatgctctcttttatttgctgcaatttataccccaatttctatttcgtagttttgtcctttcgtttcttcttcttgcgattaagcaccgcttgtaatggtccagaattcacagatatgaatttcggaatgaacattgttaatgttctaggaaggaaattgtgatggcacaatcttgacttgtcaaattactagaatacctcggaaaaggccgaatcatcaagaaatattttcttgatattttagaggttaaatagaatacaagagtcgtataacatggcacatgatgatgttatgatctgtgaatcatcacgttccatttagaaactcagcatgaattactgtaatataatcacgttgatcaagtgtcattatattatactaactcatgcttcagtttccaacactacttcaaaaacattcatattttaaactcaaaggtttacagagtataggaactaaacagtttcctttttgatataatacagatagcgcaaagatataaatgattccagataagaatagttatagaaatatcttcagaaatatggaggatatttataatgaaagatacgatgatatcttagaatttctaatatcagaggatgatgaagaatattgtctgtaagggtttagtgtcaggagcaaggtattcgttaatgaattcagcagatactgaatcatttggattctttgaaggcaggttcagtctttgtgatttgtccacagcctccttcatactttgctcaatccgttttccagttccaaaacttctctatttctgagctttgttaatacactaatctttatcatcaaactttttactgctaaggtcgtttatagtttttgttgcttcatcagcatttcaagaactagttcgcggttcagagtgtttttcagaaacttcacattcgaagtatgtaagccttggaaatatacGTTATGTATAATTGTTggagtcaacatgctgtgagatttcaaaatactgattgctaattccctatgattcgtatggtaattctcgttacaagaggcagatgagtaaatgatgaggtttcgataaatataaagattcttcggaatgcccaagatcagtgaagttgttggtaagtttattgctaatgtggtggaatatgaaaggttctccggtaacaaaagggtaatcacatatatcaaaattatgataaggctactccgaatgaaaaaattgaagttgtcttgctggagctgtgatataatttgctactttgcaaaggaattgcaaggttatttttgctaataaatgccaaaagatctgacacagatatgtgttgaattatgactttggtttcaagagctttttaagtacataactgtgggtaatatgtggttggatcatcatctcgattgctcattatttgaagtgtcttcagagattttcgaagggtttgaacacagattgtaatcgtttgtatacatttgatgttctaacacacttttgaagtcaaagtatagctttgaaagatgtaggaatctaaaagggatggtaccggttatatctcgaattgaattctgagattttaaaatcagaatatgtaattgggtttgaatgagtatggttgttttgatttatatgaaagaatgtatattattgtgaaagtaggaagtataattgataatttgcttaatctgattcaaagaatgtaacatattaattgtgaatttatatatatctctcgggtattacctacccgttaaaaaatgttcacaattaatattttgtacataagaattttattacagtctttatgaaaatatatatgtatatattctcctcagatgtaacatagattttaatgagttaatactaaattaaactcattcgatctacggttggaactagaattgaataattccttgaaggctttagaggttacataagtatttcttcaataatattgaaattatgaatcaatacttcgttatttgttgagatgtgatgttggttttcgttaaattgttgtgaacttcacaaagtacgaatgatgttatctgaaaagtttcggttacatcaatgatgaagtgtaaaatcaaatatatacttgatttattaggaattggaatttgttgaattgacacagagattgtagttaatgatggttaagtcgcgggcgagggacgtacattattgcatatttgtaatatgaattaaccgagtagttaagattcacatacaatagcttagcacggaaagatttattttttatttcaaaatatatatatatatatatatatatatatatatatatatatatatatatatatatatatatatatatatatatatataaaatatatataatttcttcagagggaatgagttaattcttcaaaacttgttgatacaatatacacgttattgattcgtaatgatgtccacagtgattcttgaactgacggagtttgtgatgttataggtgttgttgattctgatgttgactgtactgacgatgctggtgacgttgaaggtactgttgatgctgttggtaaaacaagtttaacttgttaatcacacaccatttttgtcagggtttctactcttccttctatcattttggttcgcttaacggatttatggttagggctagattagataatctctaagactttagagattatataatcgccgcggaatgtttctccaatgaagttatgaattaatacttcgtcagttattgttgttggtactccttggtatctatggtgcgtatgacgttgatgctcgtgggacagattgtgaagttgaggattacgacgcggttgtggttggaggtggtaatggtactgttggcgttgttgatggtggtactggttatgctgctgatgctgctggtggtgtttgtaatctctgcaccatattctccaaagccactacccgggcgcgaagctcgttgacttcttctattacaccggggtgattgtcggttcggacgagcggataaataaaatttaaaatttgatgtaatatataattgtgatgagatactctggaaatgagtgagaaaatggtgtttcgaacaggttcgccggtaagtgcttcaggttcttcgccaagagggcaatgtggtggatggaaaggatcgcctttttcttgtttccaatgattgaggaggctacgaacccatccccaattcatccagaataggtgatgactgattggttgatccattccggtcacactgctttcggagcttgagtgagattccatttcggaatccgagtgacttgaactgatgacaaattccatttcgtacgattggataaaggattttcgatataaaatgattttttggctatcgggtggtattctatttacataggatatctatatatagagatcaaaagatttcatagattacgaaggaatttgcgggatatgtcaggtaaagtttaaagtaacagatacgataagatatgatttagcagatatgctaagatatgaatttttgtctatacactattcttgcaatcaatgcagcaagacgtgtcttagactaaaaatgataagcaggtaatttcctgaggatgataagtagttaattttcgacacaaaatgataagcaaaacttttgacatgcagacacggtcgaagtccagactcactaatgcatcctatcgacttatcagttagacacactaatgcagacctggttcgctaagaccaccgctctgataccaactgaaaggacccgttcatatacattacaaacgattcacaatagttgattacattgcgaggtatttgacctctatatgatacattttacaaacattgcattcgtttttaaaagacaatctttctttacatcaaaaattgacaggcatgcataccatttcataatatccactatccactatccactataaattgatttaataataatctttgatgaactcaatgactcgaatgcaacgttcttcgaaatatgctatgaaagactccaagtaatatctttaaaatgagccaatgcacagcggaagatttctttaacaccttagaataaacatgctttaaagtgtcaaccaaaaggttggtgagttcattagtttatcataatcatttatttccatcattttaatagaccacaagaatttcatttccagttctcataaatatacgtcccatgcatagagacaaaaataatcattcatatggtgaacacctggtaaccgacattaactagatacatataagaatatcccctatcattccgggatcctccttcggacatgatataaatttcgaagtactaaagcatccggtactttggatggggtttgttaggcccaatagatctatctttaggattcgcgtcaattagggtgtctgttccctaattcttagattaccaaactttaataaaaaggggcatattcgatttcgataatccaatcatagaatgtagtttcaattacttgtgtctatttcgtcaaacatttataaaagcgcatgtattctcagtcccaaaaatataaagggtaaaaaggtaaatgaaactcaccatactgtatttcgtagtaaaaatacatataacgtcattgaacaagtgcaaggttggcctcggattcacgaacctaaattaattatatatatttatgtgttggtcaatatttgtctaacaaattagttcaagtcatagtgtaccacaatcctaatgctcgagactaatatgcaaaagtcaacaaaagtaaatttgactcaaaataatttccaaaaatctatacatgattaatatatagtttaaatatcgtcgttttatatttttaaatatttttaaaagatttattagagtaaataatataatttatttattaataaataaaattttatattatatttatataataaaatatacttttatatatattaagtaataaaatttatagggttcatttaatattataaagataatatgataggtattattaaagtaagttattacacgtagtaaaatatgtttgtatcgaatatttatttgataaaataatatctataatgatagtaagtaaaagttatattattttgtaataataattattattataaaaatatcaatatttataattactaagatgacattatgataaaacgataattctaattatgataactttaatatttacgataatttttaatattatctttaaaataataattctatttaaaataataataataatgatattttatagtaacaatgacatttctattaaaatgataatttttgttaaaatgatagttttaatactaacgataattttaataataatagtaatgataaaaataataagaacgataattttatctaaatcaatatcttataatattttaatttcatcatgatactcttacccattattttctaatcgtttcgtttaatagcttttaattgtcttttatatcgtgttcgtaataatgataataatagtaatcaaaataattaggtgttacaaatatttgttttaattacactaatattaataatgatagttactataacattattaacgataatactaataattatcttaatgataatatagtaataataataataacaataacaataactatttttaaataatgatatatatattaataatgataataataataataataataataccaataataataataataattggataataatagcaatactaattataactttaacgataataacgatagtaataataaaaataataataatttttaatgataaatccttttattgataaagaaaataataataataataagataaaactagaatgacgataataacgacgataataataatcatttttaataataatacaaaaattcgatggactataacttcaaatccgttcatcgaaatcattcgatatctaaatgaaaagttcttaatttttcgctagctttccaatgacatgcatatcttataccttatctcagtcgcatatataactaattcaggattcaacataacctaactaaaggcaatatcaaaagtacaaacatgcataatcctatatactcgagcactagtcagggatacactattagtatgtaaaagttaaattatgagtactcacatatcaatattgagattcaatattgcaggaaaggtacgtagacgcaagggagatgataaacactatattgacctcacgagcatacccatgaaccatacccaatcacctccatagctataacccataatttccttaatccaatcccactcgaaaaacaatttcgaaatcactcggacatcactctgacgtaatattttatgtatactaataatgtcttgaaataatacggagtaaatatatatatgtaaatcgattgagagagtttagagaaaaatattttcaagtttctatgaaataatgaaacctattgaattctatttataatagatttttgaattattaaagtgaattattaaagtatgaattattaaagtatgaattattaaagtgaattattaaagtatgaattattaaagtgaattattaaagttaaagtaaagtaaaaataaagtaaaggtaaagtttaagtatagtaaaagtataaaactatgtacgtataatacgcgtataaatatatataatattaatgtaaatcgttatatatatttaataaaataaaatataaatattgttatctttataatactggttaagtaatgagttgtcaaaagtggttctagatatttataaaagttatatacgttttaataataaagttctgtttaaactgaaagcgtttttgtacgtttgaaactaaatcaaataaatataataattttgttttccaaaaccaaatatatttttaagaatcattttgtttaaaggttaaaataatggaaatcgttatatcataaaatgttttagaaaagtagaatcatatatattcataataggtttcaagtttttaaattacagtttgttggtgaagcatgggataaaatttaaaggttaaataaacgtatgaaatcatcttaatgaaaaatgtcgagttacttaacttgtcgatatccaacatcttggttatttacacttcacgttcttacttataaatcactttaccattttccgaatgttgtcaaaaagaatagatttcttaaatcacagtggaccccataacatagacccgtaatcatatcataatgtatctgataaatcaatcatttgatattatcttctaattccatcgataaacatattgaaacaaatacgttcatgtaaagtattatacgtttaatactttattaatattctcaagttataatatatatatatatatacatatatatacatatttatttatatataacagttcgtgaatcgtcggaatttggtcgaggttataatgaatgtatgaacacaatttaaaattcttgagatttaacttaacaaactttgcttatcgtgtcggaataatataaagataaagtttaaatttggttgaaaattttcgggttgtcacagtaggtTTAACTAATCTTTTATACTTAGGGCCTAACTCAATCACTAGTTACAATTAGAAgcccaaaataaaaataaaaagggagAGGGTGGGCTAGGTCAGCTGAATGGGGCCCAAAGGGGTGCCCGGGCTCTCATGTTGTCTAGTACTGTGTAATCGTGGCTCGCttcaagtgccgtttaaacgtaccgaaggcccggaacgctaaatcgATCGTAAAAACGCAACCAAACTTTTAATTTAtttaaaacccaataaattaaatatttttaaaagttaataCTTAATAAAATAACTATTAAAATAAATCCGAGCGTTTCGTTGTTTGAAAAGCAGTTTTTGTCGTTATTCAAACCGTAacgttttatcgtatttcttttatCCGAAATATTTTTATCGATTAATATTAACCATATTTATTTaaataaccctccaaggatcacgtatgcatttaattcacttaaacacataaaaagtcaaatattcaccgttaaatcaactaacggacagttaacagaagtgacggaaaaagcagggttgttacattggaGCATTGTTGTCGTTTATCATCTAACACAACTTAAATATGGTCGACTTATAAACGATTCATCGAAAGTTTCGTGTATTTGCATATGGATCCTATGAAAGGATCTCAACTGGAAGTTGGAGGAATTGTTAAaaggtattgattacattagttttTAAAAACTTAATGATAAACTACTTCTATTATTTTTCTAACTTTTGAATATGAAAAATAAAGTTTCTACTTGAAGAATGGATGCAAAGAAATAGTTTAGTTTCTGAAGATGATATGTCTAAGAAGTTTAAATTATTGAAGGTGTTTTCACCAGaggtatgaatttgatttatattttacttaattatttattaatatatgaatACAAATTGAAATCTGCATCCATTGATAAATGCTTTATTTTTTACAGTTACCTAAGCACCTTAATTTGCATGATTGTGCTTTGTTCATCCTTCATTATGTGGAACTTTTTTTGATACAATCCCCTTTAGAAATCAACGAATCGACATTTGCTCAGCGAGCTGATAGTGCAGGATTTGTAAGTATTTTTTTATTAATGATTATTCATACTGAAATTGATTGAATtgaaattattttattaaaaataaactCAATTATTTTTCAGCTAAGTAGGAACTGGTTTAAAGACGAAGATGCAGTTGAAAAGAGATTGTTTATTCGAAACTTAATATGTGAATTTCAGAAGACTTGTGGAAAATGAAAATGGAGAAGAATATTGGtgaaacatataaaacattattaatatATGTGATTTAAATATTGTATAAAATATTGTGTATTTTGTACATTTATCATAAAAATACCCCTTATGTCAGTAGGTCAGTTGTATTCTTACCCGAATGTCATAGACTAGTGGTGGATGTGGGAAGGTCGACAACGTGATGTTGATACTAGGTTAAATACTTTCGAAATGGTTGTTATATGTAATGTAATAAAACTCTTATGTTGATGTTGGCTATAAAACTTTTGATATGtttgatatatgtaattattttTTATGCTGGTTACATGTGTTCTACATTTATATGCTGTTTTACATTAAATGTAGAACCAATATAAAATATGTAGAACCGTTTGAATATCACCAAAACTGCAGAACAGATTTATAAAAATGTTCGTGCAAATGTAGAACACCGCCaaaaccgttcgtgtaaaaaactcattTTTAACCCTAACTCTAAACCCAAACCCCTTaaatctaaacactaaaccctaaaatctaaaccctaaaaccctaaatataaaccataaactttatttgtTGAAAACTGATGTAAAACATGTGTAGAACAGCATGTAGAACACTCATTTTATGTAGAACATATAAATGTAAATTTGCATTTATATGTAGAACATATAAATGTTCGTGCAAATGTAGAACACCACCaaaaccgttcgtgtaaaaaaaTCATTCTTAACCCTAACTCTAAACCCAAACCcattaaatctaaaccttaaaaccctaaatataaaccataaactttatttgtTGAAAATTGATGTAAAACAGGTGTAGAACAGCATGTAGAACACTCATTTTATGTAAAACATATAAATGTAGATTTGCATCTATTTCAAATTATAGAATGAGTTGTGTAGAACATGGAGAACATTATGTTCTACATGTTGTTCTACACAAATTGTAGAACCAATGCAAAAAATGGATCTAAAATTGAAGAAAATATTTTTTGTTCTCCCTTCTAATTATTTGTtcgaattttaattttttttcgccAGTGTACTTTATTGTTTGAAATAGTAATTTGTTCGAATATAACAAATTGTTCGATTTTAAATCTTTGAATTTATAACAATGTTTTCTATAAATGTAGAACACTTAAATGTAGAACATACGAATGTAGAACCAATGTAGAATAACAATTTGTTCTAATTTAAAGTTATTGTTCGAATTTAAAAAATGTTCGAATTCTTATATTAATCTCTAACATCTGACTCACATCTAACTGTTTAACATCTACAAAATGTAGAACATATGCTTGTGGATCAtaattgataggtcagatcatgttgagattagaagaaaagacaagttagaatgagattcggtaagtgtaaaggagactcggtatgagagagaatcaacaagATTTACATTTCACATCTTCTAGAACTCAATTACAatgtaatggctatctaattaggactacttaggttccttatatggccctcttctaaggaaccttcatttaagcttatttcacattaacactatacaacttcggggtcctaacagtctCCCCctaagtgttaaatgtgaactttaaaatataatcctattgagtaatcttgagaggtccaaatgttagtttccatcgtgtgccatctggttttgaaacttctacttgattttctaaaatttgcttagaaggtttccagacgccccacgcttttcttggatctccctcatgtaatggatattcatccatttctttgaaataccttctctttctctggtcACAAAGAATCTCAAACTATCTTGTACGGATCCGGAGcttcagacgatctcttatatgctttataaactctccaagacccattttcatatCAATGTCATTaaacttgctttgacgaattttaagatacttcagtgcagccttgagtgtaccatctgagtaTTTGTATA
This genomic stretch from Rutidosis leptorrhynchoides isolate AG116_Rl617_1_P2 chromosome 11, CSIRO_AGI_Rlap_v1, whole genome shotgun sequence harbors:
- the LOC139874810 gene encoding probable ubiquitin-like-specific protease 2B: MDPMKGSQLEVGGIFLLEEWMQRNSLVSEDDMSKKFKLLKVFSPELPKHLNLHDCALFILHYVELFLIQSPLEINESTFAQRADSAGFLSRNWFKDEDAVEKRLFIRNLICEFQKTCGK